AAGCAAGACGCTGAAGATATGCTTTCAATTGTTGCAACAATTTTGCAAAGTGCAGGATTTTCTTTGTATGGTGTAAAGATTACTGGCTCTGGTAACTCTTCGCCAAAACTAGAATCGAGAAAAGTTTCGCTTTCGCCAAGTTTGGTAAATGAAACATTGGGATTGTCATTAACTTCATCAAAAATAATTTCATCGTTGAAAAAATCTCGACTAGACGCAATATCCAAAGGAAAAAATATTGTATGTACAATTCCTGCATACCGATTTGATATCTTTGGACCGATGGACTTGGTAGAAGAAGTTGCATTAGGATATGGAATACAAAACCTAGAACCTGTTGTATCCCCATCTCAAACCATAGGACAGACAAATCCCGTTTCAGTCAAACTAAAAGAATTATCATTAACTATGATTGGTCTTGGGTATCTTGAAGCACTAAACTCTAGTCTTACTAGCAAACGAATTCTGTATGAAATGACAAACAGGGAATCTCAGAAAATAATTTCAGTTCTTGATTCAAAAAGCCAAGAGCACACAATCTTGCGTAATTCAATTTTACCGGGATTAATAGAGAATCTCTCAAGAAACATTCATGCAGCATACCCTCAAAAACTATTTGAAACTGGAATTGTGTTTTCAGAAGGAAATCCAATTGATGAAAAAATTTCTTTTTCTGGAATTAGTGCTCACCAAGATGCAAACTTTACAGAGATTAAATCAATCTTGCAATCTGCATTAAAGACTGCATTTGGTTTAGACATTGAAACTAAAACCTTGGCAGATCCTATTTTTGAAAATGGTAGGTCTGCAGCTGTTTTGGTAAATGGCAAACAGATTGGAATTATCGGTGAGATAAATTCCAAAACTATTGAAAACTACAAGATTCGAGTACCTGCTGTGGGATTTGAACTTACATTATCTGGTCTTGCTTTCTGAGATTCGTATCCTCTAATCTCTATACTTTTTAGCGGAGACTGTGTCATTTCTAATGCCCAAGAGCAGGCATACAGACGGATTAGGATGAGATGATCGTATCGATACCAGTGATTTCTAATTCACCCAGGTATGCTACATTATGGGCAACCCCGGTTAAAGAACCCAAGGAGGTTTTGGCTAAATACCAATGATCTTGCGCGAGTCAGAACCGGGGAACATATCTAACTCACAAGATTCTTCGTACGCGATACCTTCTTTTTTCCAATATGGATACAATTTTTTATTGATTTTTGTTATTCTATGAAAAATATTCTTTGAATCCGTTATCTGTTAGATACAATTCTATTTTTGGACCGAATAATCCTTGCTTGTGGACTACTTTCATGAGTCCCTTTTTTTCTAAATCTTCCAAAATTGAATCCAAATCTTTTCCATTCAACCCTGTGTTTTTTTGAATGCCATCAAACGTTTTGTTCCCCAAGTTGAGCTCTCTTAGAACCATCTTGTCTTTTGATAAGTTTTTTTGATCTTTAATTTCTGGTTTGTATTCCATTTGTGGTCTTTTGTATGGGTCAAAATTGGATTCAAACTCTCTTTTTTGTGATGAATTGTTCTGCATTTTTCTTTTTGCAATTAAACGAGGGATAATTCGAGATAATGGAATAGCTAAAAAGATTATCAAATAAATCCATGAAAAATTAGGTTCTACCATAAAATAACATCTCAAATACGTGATAAATCTGTTAACTAAAAAGTAATTCTAGTGACTAATTGTTTTATTTTTACAATGGTATAATAGTGATAAGGGATAACCATGTGTAATTGTCAAAATATCAATCCCCTCAAATTAGTGTTAACATGAATGCAGCAAAAGCACTTGTAATAGGAATTATGATTTTAATTGTAATTGGAGTGGTGGCTTTTGCTTCAGTAAAGATAGTTGATGCAGGACACAGAGGAGTTCTTTTGCACTGGAATGCAGTGGATCTTACTCAACCTCCCCTTGATGAAGGATTGCATTTTGTAGTTCCCTTTCAAGATGAAGTGGTTGACATTGAAGTTCGTACTCTCAAATATGCAAGTGATGCTCGCAGTGCATCAAGAGATTTGCAGACAGTTGAGACAACAGTTACAGTCAACTATCATCCCGATAAAGAAAGAGTACACACACTCTACAAGAATTTAGGACTGGATTATGAAAGCAGAGTAATTCAGCCTGCAATTGAGGAGACAGTAAAACAAGTCACTGCAAAGTACAATGCTGAGGAATTAATTACAAAAAGGCCTCTTGTCAAACAAGATATTGAAGTTGCAATCACAGAAAGATTAGACCGATTTAATGTGGTAACAGAAGTTATCTCAATTACTGATTTTGAATTCTCACCGTTATTTGCTCAAGCCATCGAGTCCAAAGTAGAGGCAGAGCAAAACGCACTTCGAGCCGAGAATGATTTGAGACGAATTGAAGTTGAAGCAAAACAAAGAGAGGCAAATGCAATTGGTCTAGCAAATGCAAACATTGCTGAAGCCAAGGGTGAGGCTGAAGCAATAGCAATTATCAACAATGCTTTGGCAGAGAATCCGAATTATCTTGAATGGTTAAAGACACAAGCATGGGATGGTAAATTGCCACTAGTAGTGGGCGAAGGTGGCACACCTTTCATTCAGATACCTGTATCTCCATAGTCTTTCAGTTAATCATCTTTGTGCTTTGAGTCTCTGATTGCATCAAACATTACAAGAAATTGCTCTGGTTCATTTTGTCTATAGCTCTTTTCTAATGTCTGGACTTCCTTGTGTGTTATGTCCTCGCCTTTGCTTTTGTAATATTCTCTTATGATTTGAGATGGAGTTTTTTTGATATTGTATTTTTGCAGTGTTTGATTCACTGCTCTTTTACACATAAAATCAAAAATCAAAAATCTATAAGCAAAATATCCTGTCAGTCCAATAATTGCAACAATGATTATTGGAATAATAATTGGTGACGCCATGATGTTGTTACTTTGTTTTTGTATTTCATTGTTTTTCTTCAGTCCTTCCTAACTGCTTGTCTTATCTAATCTGAAGATTCTTAAAAACATAAAACATCCATGCACAAATCAAATTCATGGTAAATTACTGGCTTGCAAAACAAGAGCCATCAGGACCAAGAGGCTATCCATTTGAACAGCTAAAAAAAGACAAGAAAACTGTCTGGGATGGAGTCCACAATAACTTGGCACTAAAGCACATAAACAACATGAAAAAAGGCGATCTCTGCATATTCTATCATACTGGAACTGAGCGCCAGGCAGTAGGAATTATGGAAATTATTACAAATCCATACCCAAATCCAAAGGAAGAAAACAAGCGATTTGTTGTGGTTGATGTAAAATACAAAAAGCCACTCAAAAGGCCTGTCACACTAGATGAGATGAAAAAGGAAAAAAAATTCAAAGACTGGGAACTATTACGCATATCAAGACTATCTGTAATGCCTGTTCCCAAACCAATTTGGGATGAAATACTAAAGAAATCTCAGAACTGATTATCGCAATAATCGCTTTATTGATATAGTCGAATTGTTGATTAAATTCATGGCAACAGCTTATGTTTTAATAAACTGTGAACTAGGTTCCGAAGAAGCTATTATTCAGCAACTAAAGGGCCTAGAAGGTGTAAAAGAAGTACATGGTACTTTTGGCGCATATGATATCTTGGCCAAGATTGAATCTGATACTGTAG
Above is a window of Nitrosopumilus sp. K4 DNA encoding:
- a CDS encoding Lrp/AsnC ligand binding domain-containing protein; amino-acid sequence: MATAYVLINCELGSEEAIIQQLKGLEGVKEVHGTFGAYDILAKIESDTVEKLRETITWKIRKIEKIRSTLTLMGIEGQT
- a CDS encoding EVE domain-containing protein; its protein translation is MVNYWLAKQEPSGPRGYPFEQLKKDKKTVWDGVHNNLALKHINNMKKGDLCIFYHTGTERQAVGIMEIITNPYPNPKEENKRFVVVDVKYKKPLKRPVTLDEMKKEKKFKDWELLRISRLSVMPVPKPIWDEILKKSQN
- the pheT gene encoding phenylalanine--tRNA ligase subunit beta; this encodes MPVVEISYSNLQKLIGKSSKKQIAESLPFLGLDIESEEGDLVRVEYSPNRPDYSTDFGIALGMQGILEIKTGAIKLNVKKSNYSIKVNPAVKKIRPFVTGIVAKNGKIDDKIIKQLMTMQEDLHFGIGRKRKKSSIGIHDLDKISFPLTYTTTNRNHSFVPLNSEKEMSISEIIQNTEVGQNYGSLLGNSSQMPIILDSNSDTVSFPPIINAAVTTVTPKTRNLFVEVTGINKQDAEDMLSIVATILQSAGFSLYGVKITGSGNSSPKLESRKVSLSPSLVNETLGLSLTSSKIISSLKKSRLDAISKGKNIVCTIPAYRFDIFGPMDLVEEVALGYGIQNLEPVVSPSQTIGQTNPVSVKLKELSLTMIGLGYLEALNSSLTSKRILYEMTNRESQKIISVLDSKSQEHTILRNSILPGLIENLSRNIHAAYPQKLFETGIVFSEGNPIDEKISFSGISAHQDANFTEIKSILQSALKTAFGLDIETKTLADPIFENGRSAAVLVNGKQIGIIGEINSKTIENYKIRVPAVGFELTLSGLAF
- a CDS encoding prohibitin family protein — its product is MSKYQSPQISVNMNAAKALVIGIMILIVIGVVAFASVKIVDAGHRGVLLHWNAVDLTQPPLDEGLHFVVPFQDEVVDIEVRTLKYASDARSASRDLQTVETTVTVNYHPDKERVHTLYKNLGLDYESRVIQPAIEETVKQVTAKYNAEELITKRPLVKQDIEVAITERLDRFNVVTEVISITDFEFSPLFAQAIESKVEAEQNALRAENDLRRIEVEAKQREANAIGLANANIAEAKGEAEAIAIINNALAENPNYLEWLKTQAWDGKLPLVVGEGGTPFIQIPVSP